One window from the genome of Bacillus rossius redtenbacheri isolate Brsri chromosome 12, Brsri_v3, whole genome shotgun sequence encodes:
- the LOC134537209 gene encoding cytochrome P450 4C1-like — protein sequence MVVPQSWAVWCVSAVVISLVSIAVRWCFHRSRYFQLGERVPGPAGVPLLGNTLQVVARREDILRYLKELRDRYYAVVRLWIGPIICVCVTDPKDIAVIFSSSKTLNKPMFYNTLKVVFGNSLLTAESEDWKRYRKILDPTFRTQIVDSYVSTFHEKSQRLADLLKEHSAGEPINMADHIMPCALKMLSETSLGVPMDIQGKNHIHSTVENIPKLLEMASFVFITPWLWFKWTLKCYLIYYNMTALVTPIRSFVTRIVKDKTDLYLHLKNKVTLDLKDIDTPKQLGFLEQIVSTLVENPELLNEEELKDKAKFVIAAVTDTTAYTVATTLMLLGLHQDVQRKVLQEQEIIFGEDMSQYVTAKDLKEMVYLEQVINETMRLYPVIPLVARRADEDVRVNSYTFPTGTIFVLPIYLVHRESDYFPNPDAFDPDRFSSENSASRPASSFIPFTYGRKTCIGKRYAYLAMKTMLSVLLRRYEVLECGSRKYMECFEYNFFLKFKTGHKVKLGPRMK from the coding sequence ATGGTGGTGCCGCAGTCGTGGGCTGTCTGGTGCGTCTCGGCAGTCGTCATCAGCCTGGTCAGCATCGCAGTGAGATGGTGCTTCCATCGAAGCCGCTACTTCCAACTGGGCGAGCGGGTACCCGGTCCTGCTGGGGTACCTCTTCTTGGCAACACTTTGCAAGTGGTCGCGCGCAGGGAAGACATCTTGAGATACTTGAAGGAGCTGCGCGACCGCTACTATGCTGTGGTTAGACTTTGGATTGGACCAATAATTTGTGTTTGCGTTACCGACCCCAAGGACATAGCAGTAATATTTAGTAGTAGCAAAACATTAAACAAGCCAATGTTTTACAATACCCTTAAAGTTGTTTTCGGCAATTCGTTGCTTACTGCCGAAAGCGAAGATTGGAAGAGATACCGTAAAATCTTAGACCCTACATTCAGGACCCAGATCGTCGACTCATACGTCAGCACGTTCCACGAGAAGAGCCAGCGGTTGGCAGACCTGCTGAAGGAGCACAGCGCGGGAGAGCCAATCAACATGGCTGACCATATCATGCCCTGCGCTCTGAAGATGCTCTCTGAGACGAGTCTGGGCGTGCCGATGGACATCCAAGGTAAAAACCACATTCACAGTACTGTTGAAAACATTCCGAAACTTCTTGAAATGGCTTCATTTGTTTTTATCACGCCTTGGCTGTGGTTTAAGTGGACTCTTAAGTGCTatctaatttattataatatgacTGCATTAGTCACGCCCATTCGTAGTTTTGTCACTCGTATAGTCAAAGATAAGACGGATTTATATCTTCACTTAAAAAATAAGGTCACCCTTGATCTCAAAGACATTGACACACCGAAGCAACTTGGGTTTCTAGAACAAATAGTATCAACTTTGGTAGAAAATCCAGAACTATTAAACGAAGAGGAACTAAAGGACAAGGCCAAGTTCGTTATCGCAGCTGTCACAGACACTACGGCCTACACTGTAGCCACAACCTTGATGCTGCTGGGATTACATCAAGATGTGCAGAGAAAAGTCTTACAAGAGCAGGAAATTATCTTCGGCGAAGATATGAGCCAATACGTCACGGCAAAAGATTTGAAGGAGATGGTGTATCTGGAACAAGTGATCAATGAAACTATGAGGCTATATCCCGTGATACCACTTGTAGCGAGGAGGGCTGACGAAGATGTTCGTGTTAACAGCTACACTTTTCCAACGGGCACTATTTTTGTTCTCCCAATTTATCTGGTGCACAGGGAGTCAGATTATTTCCCGAACCCGGACGCATTCGATCCTGACAGGTTCAGCAGTGAGAATAGTGCCAGCCGCCCTGCTTCTTCATTTATTCCGTTCACTTACGGGCGCAAGACGTGCATTGGCAAGCGATATGCTTACCTAGCAATGAAGACCATGTTGTCAGTGCTGCTGAGAAGATACGAAGTTCTGGAATGTGGCTCCAGAAAATACATGGAgtgttttgaatataattttttcttgaaatttaAAACTGGCCATAAAGTTAAGCTGGGACCGAGGATGAAGTGA